ATATGAGTGAGCACGCTATTGAAAACTGTACCGACGCACACGAAATCACCGAACGCACGACTGACGACCGGGACCAACCCCTGAGCGCGGCGGTCATTGAGGCGGTCGCTGACGCGGCCGACCTCGAACCGGCCGAACTCGGGACGCCGCTCTACGATCAAATAGACCCCGACGCCCTCGACAATCTCTTCAGTGACCGTCA
This genomic stretch from Halorussus pelagicus harbors:
- a CDS encoding HalOD1 output domain-containing protein, which translates into the protein MSEHAIENCTDAHEITERTTDDRDQPLSAAVIEAVADAADLEPAELGTPLYDQIDPDALDNLFSDRHNGMARGSGHVVFTLLDYEVTVYSDGYVVVRE